The Acinetobacter sp. GSS19 genome includes a region encoding these proteins:
- a CDS encoding EcsC family protein, which produces MANSNNKRSAGFISNSFGVAKKLSHTGVKVLNRIAQQGSASAQSQRGLHLQGQHANHQKNSFSTPQEMLRQHVPQISKQLLGRHYPRAQQITHLLAPEWSDQLSDYLFEQLNQISSRYSSVEQILDEAGAEQLEELTQDVQRSGRLSQALSEQNKWIAAVQGALSGATGALGSTVDVPASIALALRTIYQTGRAYGFPLNQTHEQEAVQYVFRHVNLGLVAEKQTVLLGMKALVGLLQRHDSQQLQQLLGSSHDAEALKKWLLQENGEFKWPWMQQVPKFTFIGKLTPVTGAGIGAFYSWQLIEEAHRKAQEVFSAARQYLTDHQDSPLSPLAAYEASVRLLAKASPLLSSAQGIEQQDNSPVIEPKELDAGSNPAIAKIEIQPKPAESAEDDQQAQGSDDPVEQGIQALAEQYVAPHAEVEPQKPAVPVPEAETDEVTDLAEEKNPEGEKAQSSVGETPAASTSRTKSKKEKPAS; this is translated from the coding sequence ATGGCAAATTCAAACAATAAGCGTTCAGCAGGTTTCATCTCCAATAGCTTTGGAGTGGCTAAAAAGCTCAGCCACACAGGTGTCAAGGTGTTGAATCGTATAGCACAGCAAGGTTCGGCTTCAGCTCAGTCGCAGCGCGGCCTTCATTTGCAAGGGCAACATGCTAATCATCAAAAAAATAGTTTTTCAACTCCGCAGGAAATGCTGCGCCAGCATGTACCGCAAATCTCCAAACAGTTATTAGGCCGTCATTACCCACGTGCCCAGCAAATCACCCATCTATTGGCACCGGAGTGGTCTGATCAACTATCCGACTATTTATTCGAACAGCTCAACCAGATCAGTTCGCGTTACAGTTCGGTTGAGCAGATTCTAGATGAAGCCGGTGCTGAACAGCTTGAAGAGTTAACTCAGGATGTACAACGTTCAGGCCGTTTAAGTCAGGCATTGAGTGAACAGAACAAATGGATTGCAGCGGTACAGGGGGCTTTGAGTGGGGCAACGGGTGCACTCGGTAGCACAGTTGATGTTCCGGCATCGATTGCTTTGGCTTTGCGTACCATCTATCAGACCGGGCGCGCTTATGGTTTTCCTTTAAACCAGACGCATGAACAGGAAGCCGTGCAATATGTATTTCGCCACGTCAACCTTGGGCTCGTTGCCGAAAAGCAAACCGTACTGTTGGGGATGAAAGCACTGGTAGGGCTATTACAACGCCACGACAGTCAGCAATTACAACAACTGTTAGGTTCCAGTCATGATGCCGAAGCTCTTAAAAAATGGCTGTTACAGGAAAATGGCGAGTTTAAATGGCCATGGATGCAGCAGGTGCCGAAGTTTACTTTTATTGGCAAACTCACCCCTGTAACAGGCGCTGGAATCGGAGCATTCTATAGCTGGCAATTGATCGAAGAGGCTCATCGTAAAGCACAAGAGGTTTTCTCGGCGGCACGCCAGTATTTAACCGATCATCAAGATTCGCCGCTTTCCCCCTTGGCAGCCTATGAGGCATCTGTACGTTTATTGGCAAAAGCCTCGCCTTTACTGAGCTCAGCACAGGGCATAGAGCAGCAAGATAATTCGCCTGTTATCGAGCCAAAAGAATTAGATGCCGGATCTAATCCTGCCATTGCCAAAATCGAGATTCAGCCTAAACCCGCAGAAAGTGCGGAGGATGATCAACAAGCACAGGGCAGTGATGATCCGGTCGAGCAGGGGATTCAGGCTTTGGCTGAGCAGTATGTGGCACCGCATGCGGAAGTGGAGCCACAAAAACCGGCAGTTCCTGTGCCGGAAGCAGAAACGGATGAAGTGACAGATTTAGCTGAAGAAAAAAATCCAGAAGGCGAAAAGGCACAGTCTTCTGTGGGTGAAACGCCAGCTGCAAGCACGAGCCGGACAAAAAGTAAAAAAGAAAAACCGGCGTCATAA
- the rpsL gene encoding 30S ribosomal protein S12 produces MATTNQLIRKGRTTLVEKSKVPALKACPQRRGVCTRVYTTTPKKPNSAMRKVCRVRLTSGFEVSSYIGGEGHNLQEHSVVLIRGGRVKDLPGVRYHTVRGSLDCAGVKDRNQSRSKYGAKRPKK; encoded by the coding sequence ATGGCAACAACAAATCAGTTGATCCGTAAGGGTCGTACGACTTTGGTTGAAAAATCAAAAGTTCCTGCGTTGAAGGCTTGTCCACAACGTCGTGGTGTTTGTACACGTGTTTACACAACTACACCTAAAAAACCTAACTCAGCAATGCGTAAAGTTTGCCGTGTTCGCTTAACTTCTGGCTTTGAAGTTTCAAGCTACATCGGTGGTGAAGGCCACAACCTACAAGAGCACAGTGTTGTTCTTATCCGTGGTGGTCGTGTTAAAGACTTACCAGGTGTACGTTACCACACCGTTCGTGGTTCTTTAGACTGTGCTGGCGTGAAAGATCGTAACCAGTCACGTTCTAAATACGGTGCTAAACGTCCTAAGAAGTAA
- the rpsG gene encoding 30S ribosomal protein S7 — MPRRRVVAAREILPDPKFSSQTIAKFMNHVMQDGKKSIAESIVYGALDRVQEKNKVDPVEFFEATLEKVRPMVEVKARRVGGATYQVPMEVRPSRRTALAMRWLVDAAAKRSEKTMALRLAGELLDAAEGKGAAIKKREDVHRMAEANKAFSHYRF; from the coding sequence ATGCCAAGACGTCGCGTAGTCGCTGCTCGTGAAATCCTTCCGGATCCAAAATTCAGCAGCCAAACAATCGCTAAATTCATGAACCACGTAATGCAAGATGGTAAAAAATCTATTGCTGAAAGTATCGTTTACGGTGCTTTAGACCGCGTTCAAGAAAAAAACAAAGTAGACCCAGTTGAATTCTTTGAAGCTACGCTTGAAAAAGTTCGCCCAATGGTCGAAGTAAAAGCACGCCGTGTTGGTGGTGCTACTTATCAAGTGCCTATGGAAGTACGCCCATCCCGTCGTACTGCCCTAGCTATGCGTTGGTTGGTAGATGCTGCTGCTAAGCGTTCTGAAAAAACTATGGCTTTACGTCTTGCTGGCGAGTTGCTTGATGCGGCTGAAGGTAAAGGCGCAGCGATCAAAAAACGTGAAGATGTGCACCGTATGGCTGAAGCCAACAAAGCCTTCTCTCACTACCGCTTCTAA
- the fusA gene encoding elongation factor G, producing MARQTPISRYRNIGISAHIDAGKTTTTERILFYTGVSHKIGEVHDGAATMDWMEQEQERGITITSAATTCFWSGMANQFEQHRINVIDTPGHVDFTIEVERSMRVLDGACMVYCAVGGVQPQSETVWRQANKYKVPRLAFVNKMDRTGANFFRAVEQVKTRLGGNPVPIVVPIGAEDTFAGVVDLIEMKAIIWDEPSQGMKFEYGEIPADLVDTANEWRTNMVEAAAEASEELMDKYLEEGDLSKEDIIAGLRARTLASEIQVMLCGSAFKNKGVQRMLDAVIQFLPSPTEVKAIEGILDDKAETKASREASDEAPFSALAFKIMNDKFVGNLTFVRVYSGVLKQGDPVYNPVKSKRERIGRIVQMHANERQDLDEIRAGDIAACVGLKDVTTGDTLCDEKNIITLERMEFPEPVISLAVEPKTKADQEKMSIALGRLAKEDPSFRVRTDEESGQTIIAGMGELHLDIIVDRMKREFGVEANIGKPMVAYRETIKKSVEQEGKFVRQTGGKGKFGHVYVRLEPLDVEAAGKEYEFAEEVVGGVVPKEFFGAVDKGIQERMKNGVLAGYPVVGIKATLFDGSYHDVDSDELSFKMAGSYAFRDGFMKADPILLEPIMKVEVETPEDYMGDIMGDLNRRRGMVQGMDDLPGGTKAIRAEVPLAEMFGYATQMRSMSQGRATYSMEFAKYAETPRNVAEGIIAKFQAGGKKGDDE from the coding sequence ATGGCTCGTCAAACCCCAATTTCTCGTTACCGTAATATTGGTATTTCTGCGCACATTGACGCAGGTAAAACAACTACGACTGAACGTATTTTGTTCTACACAGGTGTATCTCACAAAATTGGTGAAGTGCATGATGGTGCAGCAACAATGGACTGGATGGAACAAGAGCAGGAACGTGGTATTACCATTACTTCCGCTGCTACGACTTGTTTCTGGTCTGGTATGGCTAACCAATTCGAACAGCATCGTATCAACGTAATTGACACCCCGGGACACGTAGACTTCACAATTGAAGTAGAACGTTCTATGCGTGTTCTTGACGGTGCTTGCATGGTTTACTGTGCGGTAGGTGGTGTACAGCCTCAGTCTGAAACCGTATGGCGTCAGGCGAACAAATATAAAGTGCCTCGTTTAGCATTCGTGAACAAGATGGACCGTACTGGTGCCAACTTCTTCCGTGCGGTTGAACAAGTAAAAACACGTTTGGGCGGTAACCCTGTGCCAATCGTTGTGCCAATCGGTGCTGAAGATACATTCGCTGGTGTTGTTGACCTGATCGAAATGAAAGCGATTATCTGGGATGAACCATCTCAAGGTATGAAGTTCGAATACGGCGAAATTCCTGCTGATCTTGTTGATACTGCGAACGAATGGCGTACCAACATGGTTGAAGCTGCTGCTGAAGCTTCTGAAGAGTTAATGGACAAGTACCTAGAAGAAGGTGATCTTTCTAAAGAAGACATCATCGCTGGTTTACGTGCTCGTACCTTGGCTTCTGAAATCCAAGTAATGCTTTGTGGTTCTGCGTTCAAGAACAAAGGTGTACAACGTATGTTGGACGCTGTAATTCAGTTCTTGCCATCACCAACAGAAGTTAAAGCGATCGAAGGTATCCTTGACGATAAAGCTGAAACTAAAGCATCTCGTGAAGCATCTGACGAAGCTCCGTTCTCTGCGCTTGCGTTCAAAATCATGAACGATAAATTCGTAGGTAACTTGACATTCGTACGTGTTTACTCTGGCGTTCTTAAACAAGGCGACCCAGTATACAACCCAGTTAAATCTAAACGTGAACGTATCGGTCGTATCGTGCAAATGCACGCAAACGAACGTCAAGATCTTGACGAAATCCGTGCGGGCGATATCGCTGCGTGTGTAGGTCTGAAAGACGTTACTACGGGTGATACATTGTGTGATGAGAAAAACATCATCACGCTTGAACGTATGGAATTCCCAGAGCCAGTAATTTCATTGGCTGTTGAACCAAAAACTAAAGCTGACCAAGAAAAAATGTCAATCGCTTTAGGTCGTTTGGCGAAGGAAGATCCATCGTTCCGCGTACGTACTGACGAAGAATCTGGTCAAACGATTATTGCGGGTATGGGTGAGCTTCACCTTGACATCATCGTTGACCGTATGAAGCGTGAATTCGGTGTTGAAGCGAACATTGGTAAACCAATGGTTGCTTACCGTGAAACGATCAAAAAGTCTGTTGAGCAAGAAGGTAAGTTCGTACGTCAAACAGGTGGTAAAGGTAAATTCGGTCATGTATATGTTCGTTTAGAGCCACTTGATGTCGAAGCTGCTGGTAAAGAATACGAATTCGCTGAAGAAGTTGTAGGTGGTGTAGTACCTAAAGAATTCTTCGGTGCGGTTGACAAAGGTATTCAAGAACGTATGAAGAACGGTGTCTTGGCTGGTTACCCTGTTGTGGGTATCAAAGCGACACTATTCGATGGTTCTTATCACGATGTCGACTCTGACGAATTGTCGTTCAAAATGGCAGGTTCTTATGCATTCCGTGACGGTTTCATGAAAGCAGATCCAATCTTGCTTGAACCGATCATGAAAGTTGAAGTAGAAACTCCAGAAGACTACATGGGCGATATCATGGGTGACTTGAACCGTCGTCGTGGTATGGTTCAGGGTATGGACGACTTGCCTGGCGGTACTAAAGCAATCCGTGCTGAAGTTCCACTTGCTGAGATGTTTGGTTACGCAACTCAAATGCGTTCTATGTCTCAAGGTCGTGCGACATACTCAATGGAATTTGCTAAATACGCTGAAACTCCACGTAACGTGGCTGAAGGCATTATCGCGAAGTTCCAAGCTGGCGGTAAAAAAGGTGACGACGAGTAA
- the tuf gene encoding elongation factor Tu has product MAKAKFERNKPHVNVGTIGHVDHGKTTLTAAIATICAKTYGGEAKDYSQIDSAPEEKARGITINTSHVEYDSPTRHYAHVDCPGHADYVKNMITGAAQMDGAILVCAATDGPMPQTREHILLSRQVGVPYIIVFLNKCDLVDDEELLELVEMEVRELLSTYDFPGDDTPVIRGSALAALNGDAGQYGESSVLALVEALDSYIPEPERAIDKAFLMPIEDVFSISGRGTVVTGRVEAGIIKVGEEVEIVGIRDTTKTTVTGVEMFRKLLDEGRAGENCGVLLRGTKREDVQRGQVLAKPGTIKPHTKFDAEVYVLSKEEGGRHTPFLNGYRPQFYFRTTDVTGAIQLKEGVEMVMPGDNVEMSVELIHPIAMDPGLRFAIREGGRTVGAGVVAKVTA; this is encoded by the coding sequence ATGGCTAAAGCCAAGTTTGAACGTAATAAACCACACGTAAACGTGGGCACAATCGGTCACGTTGACCATGGTAAAACTACTCTTACTGCTGCGATTGCAACTATCTGTGCAAAAACTTACGGCGGTGAAGCGAAAGATTACTCACAAATCGACTCTGCTCCTGAAGAAAAAGCACGTGGTATTACCATTAATACTTCACACGTAGAATACGACTCTCCAACTCGTCACTACGCGCACGTTGACTGCCCAGGACACGCCGACTACGTTAAAAACATGATTACTGGTGCTGCTCAGATGGACGGCGCGATCCTTGTGTGTGCTGCGACTGACGGTCCAATGCCACAAACTCGTGAGCACATCCTTCTTTCTCGTCAGGTAGGTGTACCTTACATCATCGTATTCTTGAACAAATGCGACCTTGTAGACGACGAAGAGCTTCTTGAGCTAGTTGAAATGGAAGTTCGTGAACTTCTTTCTACTTATGACTTCCCAGGTGATGACACTCCAGTGATCCGTGGTTCTGCGCTTGCAGCACTTAATGGTGATGCTGGTCAATATGGCGAGTCTTCTGTTCTTGCTCTTGTTGAAGCGCTTGACTCTTACATTCCAGAACCAGAACGTGCTATCGACAAAGCATTCTTGATGCCAATCGAAGACGTATTCTCTATTTCTGGTCGTGGTACAGTAGTAACTGGCCGTGTAGAAGCAGGTATCATCAAAGTTGGTGAAGAAGTTGAAATCGTTGGTATCCGTGATACTACGAAAACAACTGTTACTGGCGTTGAAATGTTCCGTAAACTTCTTGACGAAGGCCGTGCGGGCGAGAACTGTGGTGTTCTTCTTCGTGGTACTAAGCGTGAAGACGTACAACGTGGTCAAGTACTTGCTAAACCAGGTACAATCAAGCCGCACACTAAATTCGATGCAGAAGTATACGTACTTTCTAAAGAAGAAGGTGGTCGTCACACTCCATTCCTAAATGGTTACCGTCCACAGTTCTACTTCCGTACAACTGACGTAACTGGTGCTATCCAGTTGAAAGAAGGCGTTGAAATGGTTATGCCAGGTGACAACGTAGAAATGTCAGTAGAATTGATCCACCCAATCGCAATGGACCCAGGTCTACGTTTTGCGATCCGTGAAGGTGGTCGTACTGTAGGTGCTGGTGTTGTTGCGAAAGTAACTGCATAA
- the rimI gene encoding ribosomal protein S18-alanine N-acetyltransferase, translating into MIRLMQPSDLSAVVTIENQVQTHPWTFKQFEESLQCYQCTVIEQDQRIVGFCILQPVLDEANLLLMAIDPKFQGKGLGYQLLDASIEQLNNQPVQIFLEVRESNHAAIGLYEKAGFHQIDLRKNYYPNPDGSREHAIIMVKSCTDDFARLFSS; encoded by the coding sequence ATGATTCGTTTGATGCAACCTTCTGATTTGTCCGCTGTTGTCACCATAGAAAATCAGGTGCAAACCCATCCCTGGACGTTCAAGCAATTCGAAGAATCTCTGCAATGTTATCAATGTACAGTGATTGAGCAGGATCAGCGTATTGTGGGGTTCTGTATTTTGCAACCGGTGCTAGATGAAGCGAATTTACTGTTGATGGCGATTGATCCTAAATTTCAAGGCAAAGGTTTGGGTTATCAATTACTCGATGCTTCTATTGAACAGTTAAACAATCAACCAGTCCAGATTTTTCTGGAAGTGCGTGAAAGTAACCATGCAGCGATTGGATTATATGAAAAAGCGGGTTTTCATCAGATTGATCTCCGCAAAAATTATTATCCGAATCCCGATGGCAGCCGTGAGCATGCCATCATTATGGTAAAAAGCTGTACAGATGACTTTGCCCGGTTATTTAGCTCATAA
- a CDS encoding arginyltransferase has protein sequence MNSYHPKSPLNDLQYYITPPHDCSYLENKSARMVFLDPAHRIDVVTLSELSRIGFRRSGDFVYRPECHLCRQCLSCRVPIQDFIMTSAQKKAWKRNQDLQMKIIPSSAANATHYALYERYINERHADGDMFPASQDQFEKFLVHSCTESFFLELWLGDRLISVSTCDLMDDGLSAVYTFFDPDESRRSLGVFAILKQIEYAQLQGLEYVYLGYWVPHSNKMNYKSQYIPLEILLDGQWRRLNRQLNAEEIQRLGKSLMTTLPSEWNNPIIK, from the coding sequence ATGAACTCTTATCATCCTAAGTCCCCATTAAATGACTTACAGTATTACATTACGCCACCCCATGACTGCAGCTATTTGGAAAATAAATCAGCACGGATGGTCTTTCTGGATCCTGCCCATCGTATTGATGTCGTGACCCTTTCCGAACTGTCACGGATCGGTTTTCGTCGTAGCGGGGATTTTGTCTATCGCCCAGAATGTCATCTTTGCCGACAATGCCTGTCCTGCCGAGTTCCCATACAAGACTTCATCATGACCAGTGCACAAAAAAAAGCCTGGAAGCGTAATCAGGATCTGCAAATGAAGATCATTCCAAGCTCGGCAGCCAATGCTACCCATTACGCCCTGTATGAACGTTACATCAATGAACGGCATGCCGATGGTGATATGTTCCCTGCCAGTCAGGATCAGTTTGAAAAATTTTTAGTACATAGCTGTACCGAAAGCTTTTTTCTGGAATTATGGTTAGGGGATCGCCTGATCAGTGTCTCCACCTGCGATTTGATGGATGATGGCTTATCTGCGGTATATACCTTCTTTGATCCGGATGAAAGCCGCCGCTCGCTCGGCGTTTTTGCGATCTTGAAACAGATCGAATATGCACAGTTACAGGGACTGGAATATGTCTATCTGGGCTATTGGGTACCGCATTCCAACAAGATGAACTACAAATCCCAATATATTCCACTGGAAATTCTACTTGATGGTCAATGGCGTCGCCTCAATCGCCAGTTGAATGCTGAAGAAATACAACGCCTCGGCAAATCCCTGATGACCACACTACCTTCAGAATGGAACAACCCGATTATCAAATAA
- the aat gene encoding leucyl/phenylalanyl-tRNA--protein transferase translates to MQLLPPSQYLFPDPIASDPEGQGLICIGADLSPSTLYEAYTHGLFPWFNEDEPICWWSPEPRCIIEPQHYHPSKSLLRSMKKQDYHITVNKAFEQVIRCCALPRHYANETWISEQIIEGYSALFAAGYGYSIEVWEQDQLVGGLYGVTIGQGCFGESMFSQRTDVSKMAFYTLMLIGQEQQLPWIDCQLVNDHLLSLGACTLSRQAYLKSLQDVINQPPINWKKYQDSVFSSKTIAETAKLTE, encoded by the coding sequence ATGCAATTGCTGCCACCTTCACAGTATCTATTTCCTGATCCTATCGCTTCAGATCCTGAAGGCCAGGGACTGATTTGTATTGGTGCAGACCTCTCCCCTTCTACGCTGTATGAAGCTTATACCCATGGCTTATTTCCCTGGTTCAATGAAGATGAACCAATTTGCTGGTGGAGCCCTGAGCCTAGATGCATTATCGAGCCACAGCACTACCATCCAAGTAAATCCTTACTCCGCTCCATGAAAAAGCAGGATTACCACATTACAGTCAACAAAGCCTTTGAACAGGTCATTCGCTGTTGTGCCTTACCCCGTCACTATGCCAACGAAACCTGGATCAGCGAACAGATCATTGAGGGTTACTCTGCACTTTTTGCAGCGGGTTATGGCTATAGTATTGAGGTCTGGGAGCAAGATCAGTTGGTTGGTGGACTCTATGGTGTAACCATTGGACAGGGTTGTTTTGGTGAGTCGATGTTTAGTCAACGCACCGATGTATCCAAAATGGCCTTTTATACGCTCATGTTGATTGGACAAGAACAGCAACTGCCGTGGATTGACTGCCAACTGGTCAATGATCATTTATTGAGTCTGGGAGCATGTACACTTTCTCGTCAAGCGTATCTAAAATCGTTACAAGATGTAATTAATCAACCGCCCATCAATTGGAAAAAATATCAAGACAGTGTATTTTCAAGTAAAACAATAGCAGAAACTGCAAAACTGACCGAATGA
- the trxB gene encoding thioredoxin-disulfide reductase — protein sequence MSTRHSRLIILGSGPAGYSAAVYAARANLKPTLIAGMQLGGQLTTTTEVDNWPGDPEGLTGPALMERMQAHAERFGTELVYDHINEVDLNSRPFVLKGDMEEYTCDALIIATGATAQYLGLESEQAFMGQGVSACATCDGFFYKNQNVMVVGGGNTAVEETLYLSNIASHVTLVHRRDSLRSEKILQDHIFEKEKEGKISIIWNHQVDEVLGDTTGVTGVRLKSTQDDSTQQVDVQGVFIAIGHKPNTTMFEGQLELRNGYIQVQSGTAGNATATSVAGVFAAGDVADSVYRQAITSAGSGCMAALDAEKYLDALGE from the coding sequence ATGAGCACTCGCCACTCGCGTTTAATCATCTTAGGTTCAGGTCCTGCAGGTTATAGTGCTGCTGTGTACGCGGCACGTGCCAATTTAAAACCAACCCTGATTGCCGGTATGCAGTTAGGTGGCCAGTTAACCACGACCACTGAAGTCGACAACTGGCCGGGTGATCCTGAAGGTTTGACTGGGCCTGCCTTGATGGAACGTATGCAAGCCCATGCAGAGCGCTTCGGCACTGAACTGGTTTATGACCATATCAATGAAGTTGATTTAAACAGCCGCCCATTTGTGCTTAAAGGCGATATGGAAGAATATACTTGTGATGCCCTGATCATTGCCACTGGGGCAACGGCACAGTATTTAGGTCTGGAATCAGAACAGGCCTTTATGGGACAAGGCGTGAGTGCCTGTGCGACCTGTGACGGTTTCTTCTATAAAAATCAAAACGTCATGGTAGTGGGTGGTGGTAACACCGCAGTTGAAGAAACACTGTACCTTTCTAATATTGCGTCGCATGTTACTCTGGTTCATCGCCGTGACAGCCTGCGTTCTGAGAAAATTCTGCAAGATCATATTTTCGAAAAAGAAAAAGAAGGCAAGATCAGCATTATCTGGAACCATCAAGTCGACGAAGTCCTTGGCGACACCACGGGTGTAACAGGTGTACGTTTGAAATCAACCCAAGATGACTCAACCCAACAGGTTGATGTACAGGGTGTGTTTATTGCGATTGGCCACAAACCTAATACAACCATGTTTGAAGGTCAGCTCGAATTACGGAATGGCTATATTCAAGTGCAAAGCGGTACAGCAGGCAATGCGACTGCCACCTCAGTCGCTGGTGTATTTGCTGCAGGTGATGTGGCGGATAGTGTCTACCGTCAAGCGATTACTTCAGCAGGTTCAGGCTGTATGGCAGCACTCGATGCAGAAAAATATCTAGATGCCTTGGGTGAATAA